The DNA region ATAGGATAATTAATTGCATCATCACCAGAAATTAAAACAAGGCGTGGTTCGTGTGCGAGTAAATCCACGCATTTATCAATATTCCCACTTGCTTCTTTAATGCCATAAATATTTTCACAAGCTCTAAAAAGTTTAATCGCTGTATCCGTAGCGATCTCACAGCTCGTTCTTCCTGGGACATTATACAAAAGCACAGGAATTTCAACACTTGAAGCTATGGCTTTATAATGCTGGTAAAGTCCTTCTTGTGTAGGCTTATTGTAATAAGGCGTAACGCTTAAAATCCCATCCGCTCCACACTTTTGTGCAAATTGTGCCAAGCCCACAGCCTCGTGAGTAGCATTACTTCCCGCTCCTGCTAAGACCTTGACTTTTGAGTCTTTACAAATATCTACGGCGATTTCTATGCAAGTTCTATGCTCCTCGTGCGTTAAAGTCGCACTTTCTCCAGTTGTTCCCACAGGAACGACAGCATCGATACCATTTTGAATTTGTCTTTTGATAAGTTTAGCATAGCCTTGCTCGTCTAATTTTCCATTTTTAAAAGGCGTTATGAGTG from Campylobacter upsaliensis includes:
- the dapA gene encoding 4-hydroxy-tetrahydrodipicolinate synthase, encoding MDKNCIIGAMSALITPFKNGKLDEQGYAKLIKRQIQNGIDAVVPVGTTGESATLTHEEHRTCIEIAVDICKDSKVKVLAGAGSNATHEAVGLAQFAQKCGADGILSVTPYYNKPTQEGLYQHYKAIASSVEIPVLLYNVPGRTSCEIATDTAIKLFRACENIYGIKEASGNIDKCVDLLAHEPRLVLISGDDAINYPILSNGGKGIISVSSNLLPDRLSELTKKALNEDFKAAKKINDELYNINKILFCESNPIPIKAAMFIAGLIENLEFRLPLCPPSKENFAKIEAVMKNYEIKGF